A region from the uncultured Sunxiuqinia sp. genome encodes:
- a CDS encoding aspartyl protease family protein, producing MKTTQIEVCASIFILILLIIYFPSRVYAQEEKQGDPILDQNISLYAENESLSKVIEQICDYFDLDYSYNSELLEGKSITLNVSNKPIRDVLEKLMNDFYLIFEIENNLLVVRDYVPLRESVDYEKKIKFQPSKNRFEFTDRRRKSVTFKFKSASNLIIIPVNINDSDTLNFILDTGVRLPIITELPYVNKLNLNMMKPVKIRGLGKGEGLTAYRSGNNTMKIGGLVAWNQEVQMVINDNFQISQILGIPVHGLIGFDLFKDFVVEIDYDSQKITVIQPEHYRDRVRNKDIVMPLHFEHNKPFVRTTIVTDDNEEVPVKLLVDTGASDAIWLSTKSDHRIDIPSKHIETFLGRGLSGDLYGTKGRIGGIWVGPLVLTAPIVSFPQNDMIEELIVANDRNGTLGAEILRRFFVTLDYPNHQLKLRPTSKVQSDFSYNMSGLDVSSPMPGLPIYTIDNIRNGSPGYRAGLKENDQIISLNNTNHKSLSLNDINLIFQSREDRKIKMKVLREGTEIQTSFHLEKVF from the coding sequence ATGAAAACAACACAAATAGAGGTCTGTGCTTCAATTTTCATATTGATTTTACTGATCATATATTTCCCTTCACGAGTCTACGCTCAGGAAGAAAAGCAAGGAGATCCGATCCTGGATCAAAATATCAGTCTTTATGCTGAAAATGAATCCCTGTCTAAAGTAATTGAGCAAATATGCGACTACTTCGACCTGGACTATTCATATAATTCTGAACTGCTTGAAGGAAAGAGTATTACTTTGAATGTTTCGAACAAGCCGATTCGTGATGTTCTGGAAAAGCTCATGAACGATTTCTATCTTATTTTCGAAATAGAAAACAATCTTCTGGTTGTACGCGACTATGTTCCGCTTCGGGAATCTGTCGATTATGAGAAAAAAATAAAATTTCAGCCTAGCAAAAACCGTTTTGAGTTTACAGACCGGAGACGCAAATCAGTAACATTTAAATTTAAATCTGCGAGTAACCTGATTATTATTCCAGTCAATATTAACGATTCGGATACTCTGAATTTTATTCTGGATACCGGCGTTCGGTTGCCGATTATTACAGAACTACCATATGTAAATAAGCTTAATCTGAATATGATGAAGCCCGTAAAGATTAGAGGACTTGGGAAAGGGGAAGGACTGACAGCCTATCGATCAGGAAATAATACGATGAAAATAGGTGGGTTAGTGGCCTGGAACCAAGAAGTACAAATGGTGATTAATGATAATTTCCAGATCTCTCAAATACTGGGTATTCCGGTACATGGACTCATCGGCTTCGACTTGTTCAAGGATTTTGTTGTTGAAATAGATTATGACAGTCAGAAAATTACAGTGATACAACCGGAGCATTATCGTGATCGGGTTCGAAACAAAGATATTGTGATGCCCTTGCATTTTGAGCACAACAAACCTTTTGTGAGGACAACCATTGTGACGGATGACAATGAGGAAGTACCGGTTAAGCTACTCGTTGATACCGGTGCCAGCGATGCGATCTGGCTTTCAACCAAGTCAGATCATCGGATTGATATTCCCAGTAAGCATATTGAGACTTTTCTTGGCAGAGGGTTAAGCGGTGATTTGTATGGAACGAAAGGACGGATTGGAGGAATCTGGGTTGGCCCACTGGTACTGACAGCGCCCATCGTATCTTTCCCGCAAAATGATATGATTGAAGAGTTAATTGTGGCAAACGATAGAAATGGCACACTCGGAGCCGAGATTCTACGACGGTTTTTTGTAACGCTGGACTATCCGAACCATCAGTTGAAATTACGACCAACAAGTAAAGTGCAGTCAGATTTTAGTTACAATATGAGTGGTTTAGATGTTTCAAGCCCCATGCCCGGATTACCTATTTATACGATTGATAATATCCGCAACGGATCGCCGGGTTATCGTGCCGGCTTGAAAGAAAACGATCAAATTATATCGTTGAATAATACAAACCATAAATCTTTGTCTTTAAATGATATAAATCTTATCTTTCAAAGTAGAGAAGATCGAAAAATTAAGATGAAGGTGTTAAGGGAGGGGACTGAAATACAAACCAGTTTTCATTTAGAAAAAGTCTTTTAG
- a CDS encoding FecR domain-containing protein: protein MGTNKNIPQKDWEQLARQLYEEPASPGKEDVESIFVDEAEKKRISELSENVDLYFKIKQYNTPKAYAKVNTQIHRRKARSGSRIVTLRTLKIAAAAVLALLVVSAAYYVGKQPLSGQTLAEIKVDDSGLSQVELADGTIVTLNRDSKISYPDQFESSKREVSIEGEAFFEVTPDPSKPFIIRAGDVTIEVLGTSFTVNAYPGIDRIEVIVATGKVQFSKNEMGQSLTQILLNPGEKGTFENGSKQLIKSLNADPNYLAWKTRSFVFSETSLKEVISQLNKVYRVQIELNDLGLNDLLLNAHFEEESLDFILKVISETHGLSVSRTGEHYLLKKEA, encoded by the coding sequence ATGGGAACAAACAAAAACATACCGCAGAAGGATTGGGAGCAGCTTGCCCGACAACTTTATGAAGAGCCGGCAAGTCCGGGAAAGGAAGATGTCGAATCCATTTTCGTTGATGAAGCAGAAAAAAAGCGAATCTCTGAATTGTCTGAGAACGTTGATCTTTATTTTAAAATCAAGCAATACAATACACCAAAGGCTTACGCAAAGGTGAACACACAGATTCATAGGCGAAAAGCCAGATCAGGGTCTAGAATAGTAACTCTTCGAACTCTGAAGATCGCTGCTGCCGCAGTGCTTGCATTGTTGGTTGTTTCAGCCGCCTATTACGTTGGCAAGCAGCCGCTTTCCGGGCAAACCTTAGCCGAAATTAAAGTGGACGACAGTGGGCTTTCACAAGTTGAATTGGCGGATGGAACGATTGTAACGCTAAATCGAGATTCAAAAATAAGTTATCCCGATCAGTTTGAGAGTAGCAAAAGAGAAGTTTCTATTGAAGGAGAAGCTTTTTTCGAAGTAACACCTGATCCCAGCAAACCCTTTATCATTCGTGCCGGTGACGTAACTATTGAAGTTCTGGGAACCAGCTTTACGGTTAATGCTTACCCGGGCATTGATAGGATTGAAGTTATTGTTGCTACAGGGAAGGTACAGTTTTCAAAAAATGAAATGGGACAGTCTTTAACCCAGATTCTTCTTAATCCCGGAGAGAAGGGAACCTTCGAAAATGGTAGTAAACAGCTGATCAAGAGCTTAAATGCCGATCCAAACTATCTGGCGTGGAAAACACGGTCGTTTGTTTTTAGTGAAACTTCATTGAAGGAAGTCATCAGCCAACTGAATAAAGTCTACCGTGTTCAAATTGAATTGAACGACCTTGGTCTAAACGACCTGCTGTTAAATGCTCATTTTGAAGAAGAATCATTGGATTTCATTCTGAAAGTTATCTCAGAGACCCATGGATTATCGGTTTCCAGAACAGGTGAGCACTATTTATTGAAGAAAGAAGCCTAA
- a CDS encoding RNA polymerase sigma-70 factor, with amino-acid sequence MNEQEEKRLFDQIRQSDEKAFETIFNTYYASLCLFANQFFKDNEKAEEIVQDFFVKFWSKRQKLSIGTSVKNYLFRSIKNHCLNHLQHEKIKDKHVQSVQENFNQQINESDYFLEVGLSEKIAESIESLPEKRRNIFKLSREEGLKYQEIAEQLGISIKTVEAQMGLALKQLRSKLEDYKDYWIGLHIFRIDQR; translated from the coding sequence ATGAATGAACAGGAAGAAAAAAGACTATTTGATCAAATTCGGCAAAGCGATGAAAAAGCCTTTGAAACAATTTTCAATACTTATTACGCGTCGCTATGTTTATTTGCAAATCAATTTTTTAAGGATAACGAAAAAGCCGAAGAAATTGTCCAGGACTTTTTTGTGAAATTTTGGAGCAAAAGGCAAAAATTGTCGATTGGCACATCGGTTAAGAATTACTTGTTTAGATCCATCAAAAATCACTGCTTAAATCATCTTCAGCACGAGAAAATTAAGGATAAGCATGTTCAATCTGTCCAAGAAAACTTCAACCAGCAGATCAATGAATCAGATTATTTTTTAGAAGTCGGTCTGTCTGAAAAGATCGCCGAGAGCATTGAATCCTTGCCTGAAAAACGACGTAACATTTTTAAACTAAGTCGGGAAGAAGGGTTGAAATATCAGGAAATAGCTGAACAACTGGGCATTTCGATTAAAACAGTGGAAGCTCAAATGGGGTTGGCTTTAAAGCAATTGCGGTCAAAGCTCGAAGATTATAAAGACTATTGGATTGGCTTACACATTTTTAGAATTGACCAAAGGTAA
- a CDS encoding TlpA disulfide reductase family protein, which translates to MKKIIMALLGLLPILGFAQKTFTIEGQIKHLSEPAKIYLDYMVGDDNYSDSTTTANGKFKFEGIANDEPGAARMIVDYTGQSKSYGATFGTTTYFYVAEESIKMEADTTMENVKYYNSPVNDQYNAYVDAIGGTVMQLADKMNKLFAAATPEQQKDPEFKVEMDKKYKALMEEHQRKQIEFARENPNSYFSIVALRDGTGQDFDVVETQALYDNLSEEVKNTMPGKAFVLRLQAAQTTSIGDIAPDFTQDDVDDNPVSLSDYRGKYVLIDFWASWCHPCRGENPNLVKAYDKYADNGFDILGISLDDERTKQAWFKAIETDGLTWTNVSDLKGWNNQAAQLYGVRAVPTNYLIDPKGKIVAKNLRGEELNKKLAELFD; encoded by the coding sequence ATGAAGAAAATTATAATGGCCCTATTGGGCTTATTGCCAATACTTGGTTTCGCCCAAAAAACATTTACAATCGAAGGCCAAATCAAACACCTAAGCGAACCTGCAAAAATCTATCTGGATTATATGGTTGGCGACGATAACTACTCCGATTCAACAACTACAGCCAATGGCAAGTTTAAATTCGAAGGCATTGCCAACGACGAACCCGGCGCAGCCCGAATGATTGTTGACTACACTGGACAAAGCAAATCTTACGGGGCTACTTTTGGTACTACAACCTATTTTTATGTGGCCGAAGAATCCATAAAAATGGAAGCCGACACTACCATGGAGAATGTAAAATATTACAACTCTCCGGTAAACGATCAATACAACGCTTATGTTGATGCGATCGGTGGTACGGTAATGCAATTGGCCGACAAAATGAACAAGTTATTTGCCGCTGCAACGCCTGAGCAACAAAAAGATCCGGAATTTAAAGTCGAGATGGATAAAAAATACAAGGCACTAATGGAGGAGCACCAACGCAAGCAAATTGAGTTTGCCCGCGAAAATCCAAATAGCTATTTCAGTATTGTGGCTTTGCGCGACGGCACCGGACAAGACTTTGATGTGGTTGAAACACAGGCATTATACGATAACTTAAGCGAAGAAGTAAAAAATACAATGCCGGGCAAGGCCTTTGTTTTGCGTTTACAAGCAGCTCAAACCACCAGTATTGGCGATATCGCTCCTGATTTTACCCAAGATGATGTGGATGATAATCCGGTGAGTTTGTCCGATTATCGCGGAAAATATGTGTTGATCGATTTTTGGGCTTCATGGTGTCATCCCTGTCGTGGTGAGAATCCGAATTTGGTGAAAGCCTACGATAAGTACGCTGATAATGGCTTTGATATTCTTGGAATTTCGCTCGACGACGAGCGAACAAAGCAGGCCTGGTTTAAAGCCATTGAAACCGATGGGTTAACCTGGACAAATGTTTCTGATTTGAAAGGCTGGAACAATCAGGCAGCACAGCTATACGGTGTTCGTGCAGTGCCAACAAACTACCTGATTGATCCTAAAGGAAAGATTGTTGCCAAAAATTTAAGAGGCGAAGAATTAAACAAAAAACTTGCCGAGCTTTTTGATTAA
- a CDS encoding PKD-like family lipoprotein, which yields MKKILVILIAGLALFATSCIEDLGNYDYTAPEDPVVTGLDSVYFVNVGDQLVIKPSISYSNKEDLSYEWKISIPDEVREATYEGEELNIFFGLKTKSYNARLTVVNNANGMKYFYYFIITAQANFSEGIAVLTSVGGKAELSFVKPDGTVQSNIYEQMYNESLPDNPRQLIAIQHQYMQGLPYLGYWIICGDQENPGVEIDVNTFQRIKYFRENFFDDQEGSLNAQAFIPQAAGVMSGIVNGKLYIGASSTYYISPIYGFFGSPVPGDYTLASQFVYSQAYYLGYDQANNNLSYFDGGANFYGDAFNVTGDAFDPKNMDVELYAFEMISMDVNYIFAKDNADDKVYEYKFGVIPMNPAMINVLEKNEFPRQDLVNENTKWLLTNTEIVYFTHADKVYRYNPLNQEIRALDTDFGGRNVSMIKLGTEENTLVAGTEGNLYFLDISTGKYGDIKEKISGLQGEPVDLYEKKN from the coding sequence ATGAAAAAAATATTAGTAATACTGATTGCAGGCCTTGCGTTGTTTGCAACGTCTTGTATTGAAGACCTCGGGAATTACGATTACACAGCTCCCGAAGATCCGGTTGTAACGGGTTTAGATAGCGTGTACTTTGTAAATGTTGGTGATCAGTTGGTTATTAAGCCATCCATTTCGTACAGTAACAAAGAAGACTTGTCGTACGAGTGGAAAATCTCTATTCCCGACGAAGTGCGCGAAGCTACCTACGAAGGCGAAGAGCTAAACATTTTCTTTGGGCTGAAAACCAAGTCCTACAATGCACGTTTAACGGTGGTTAATAATGCAAACGGAATGAAATACTTTTATTATTTCATTATCACAGCACAAGCCAATTTTTCAGAAGGCATTGCGGTTTTAACTTCGGTTGGAGGAAAGGCCGAATTGTCGTTTGTAAAACCCGACGGCACCGTGCAATCCAATATTTACGAGCAAATGTATAACGAGTCCTTACCCGATAACCCACGGCAATTGATTGCCATTCAACATCAATACATGCAGGGGCTTCCTTATTTGGGGTACTGGATTATTTGCGGTGACCAGGAAAATCCGGGAGTTGAAATTGATGTAAATACCTTTCAGCGAATAAAATATTTCAGGGAGAATTTCTTCGACGACCAGGAAGGTTCGCTCAATGCGCAGGCTTTTATCCCTCAGGCCGCCGGAGTTATGAGCGGAATTGTGAATGGAAAGCTTTACATTGGTGCATCAAGCACTTATTACATCAGTCCTATTTACGGATTTTTTGGCTCACCGGTTCCCGGAGATTATACTTTAGCCAGTCAGTTTGTGTACAGTCAGGCTTATTATTTAGGCTACGATCAAGCCAATAACAACCTTTCTTATTTCGATGGCGGAGCTAATTTCTACGGCGATGCGTTTAATGTAACCGGCGATGCTTTTGATCCGAAAAATATGGATGTTGAGTTGTATGCGTTCGAAATGATTAGCATGGATGTTAATTACATTTTTGCCAAAGACAATGCTGATGACAAAGTTTACGAATACAAATTTGGGGTTATTCCAATGAATCCGGCCATGATAAATGTGTTGGAGAAGAACGAATTTCCGCGTCAGGATTTGGTTAATGAAAATACAAAATGGCTGCTTACCAATACCGAGATTGTTTACTTTACACATGCCGATAAAGTATACCGTTACAACCCACTGAACCAGGAAATTCGTGCGTTGGATACTGACTTTGGCGGCAGAAATGTTAGCATGATAAAACTGGGAACTGAAGAAAATACTTTGGTTGCAGGTACCGAAGGAAACCTTTATTTCCTGGATATCAGCACCGGAAAATACGGCGATATCAAAGAGAAAATATCGGGTTTGCAGGGAGAACCGGTTGATTTATACGAGAAAAAGAATTAA
- a CDS encoding DUF4843 domain-containing protein translates to MKNWTLFIITIIVLGVSSCGENPDFVYHEQDNIYLDYEDSTARVISHSFAYTPEKVEDTIFVPVRISGNTVNYDRTFKMAVVADETSAEAELHYQPFKSEYTMPADTGAILVPVVIYNTDPGLAEKTVTLAFELEATSDFQINFPHLNYAEISFSNRLEQPNWWTFWMGQLGLYSRVKHQLFLISTGTNDMPIMSDPDAYLLVPEALYHISQYTALVSDPFSWVDDNPEYALTEKENGDYEFYLKETPEKVILLKKDEGTGSYQFIDENGQSI, encoded by the coding sequence ATGAAAAATTGGACACTATTTATAATAACAATAATTGTTCTGGGGGTAAGTTCGTGTGGCGAAAATCCTGACTTTGTTTATCATGAACAGGATAATATTTATCTGGATTATGAGGATAGCACAGCCCGGGTAATTTCTCACTCGTTTGCTTATACGCCCGAAAAAGTTGAAGACACCATTTTTGTTCCCGTTCGTATTTCGGGGAATACAGTAAATTACGATCGTACATTTAAAATGGCAGTGGTAGCAGATGAAACAAGCGCAGAGGCAGAACTGCATTACCAGCCATTTAAAAGTGAATATACAATGCCGGCCGATACTGGTGCGATTCTGGTTCCGGTTGTTATTTACAACACCGATCCTGGACTGGCAGAAAAAACAGTAACTCTGGCTTTTGAGCTGGAAGCAACAAGCGATTTTCAGATAAATTTCCCGCACTTAAATTATGCCGAAATATCGTTTTCTAACCGTTTGGAGCAGCCCAATTGGTGGACGTTCTGGATGGGACAACTAGGATTATATTCGCGCGTGAAGCACCAGTTGTTTTTAATTTCAACAGGAACAAACGATATGCCTATAATGTCGGACCCCGATGCTTATTTGCTGGTTCCCGAGGCGCTTTATCATATTTCGCAGTACACGGCACTTGTTTCTGATCCTTTTTCGTGGGTTGACGACAATCCTGAATACGCGCTAACAGAAAAAGAGAACGGCGATTACGAATTTTACCTAAAAGAAACACCCGAAAAGGTTATTCTTTTAAAGAAAGATGAAGGTACTGGTTCGTACCAATTTATTGATGAAAACGGACAGAGTATTTAA